In Levilactobacillus brevis, the genomic window ACGAGAATAGACGCGAGAATTAACGGACCAAAGATCCGTAGTAATCGCTTTGCCATTGGCTAGGCCAGGCTTTCCACTTTCGCAATGATTTTGTTGGGCGTGTCCCACTCTGACCGCTCAAATTCAGAAACCGGCACGTTAACGCCCAGTTCACTTTGCAGCGACAGCAATAATTGCACGGAAGCCATGGAGTCCATGATGCCACTGTCGAACAGGTTCTCATCCATTGCGCCACTAACATCGCTACCCGTTAAGTCGTTTAAAATATTTAAAACCGTTTCTTTGATATCCATTATTATTTCCCCCTCGATGAAATAAATCCCTTTAAATTAGTTAAAACCAAATTTTATCCAAAATCCCCGAAAAGATTAGGAAGCTAAAGCAGACCAGATTCCCCGTCAAGAAGATAGCGAAGATCTGCGTGAAATGATTGTGTGGCACACTCTGCCGGTGCTTCTTCTTGTACCGTAGCCACGTGTCATTGATGACCAACGCGACCCCGTGGAAGAGCCCGTACGTAATGTAGTACCACGTCACCCCGTGCCAGAATCCCATGACCAACATGTTAATGATGTAGGTCACATTCGCCGTCGTCGTTGGCTTCTTGAAGACCTTATGCTTCATGAACCAGAAGACCAGGCGCATGTAGATAAAGTCACGGAACCAAAACGACAGGGTAATGTGCCAACGATTCCAGAAATCCTTGATGTTCGGTGACCGCCACGGTTGTTTGAAGTTCATCGGCGTCCCGATCCCCATAATGTATGAGGTCCCGACCGCAAACAAACTGTAACCCGCAAAGTCAAAGAACAAGTCGGCACTGTAGCAGTACATGTAACCCACTAGTGGCCAGGAAATGTCGAGGAATCCCCCGCGTGAATGCATGGCCATGAGTTGCAATTTCGGCATCAGAATCGTCCCGAAGTAGTAAGCCAGGATAAACTTGTATAGGAAGCCGACAAACAGGTAACGAATCCCCTTTTGTAGCATCCCCAAGTACTTCTCCCGGTCGGGCACCGACCGATAATCCGCCTCAAACCGGCGATAACGGTCGATCGGCCCGGAGGAGATGGTGGGGAAGAACAGCATGAACTGTAGGAACGTCATCACGTTGTAGTTCTTAATTGCACCATCCCGCGTTTCCATGATCGTCTGGACGGCTCTAAAGGTCAGGTAACTGACCCCCAAGAACCCAATCAGCGAGGCCTGGCCATTTTCCACGGCCGGGGTCACTTTGACGATCGTTAGCGGTGCGATAGCTAGAAGCACCATCAGGTAAAAGAACGGCCCCGAATTGTGATTCTTCCGGTAAACGGCATACCCCCAGGTTAAGCCCACCTCGTACAAAATGTAAATTATCAAGGCCACCCCTTGGGTCCATTTGGCACCGCCAAAGGTTAAGACCAGAAAGAAGATTGAAATTAACGTTTCGTAGAGGCGTGACCGTTTGCCGTACAGAAGACCAATCATCAGTGGCAGTAACGCCACCCCCAACAAGGCGAAATACGTTGGGTTGCCGTACGGTTCAAATGTCAACATTATTGATTGACCTCAGCAATAATTGATTTGATATCGACCTTGCCGTTGGGGGTCATCGGTAGGCTGTCCTTGTACACAAAGCGTTGTGGAATCATGTATTCCATCATATCGCCGCCCTGTAAATTATCCTTGATCGCCTTGGTAAGGTCTAATTCACTGGCAAAGTCGTGTTCGCTTGGGACCACCCAAGCAATCAGTTGGCTGACCTTGTGGTTCCGGTCATATCGTGGCACCGCTACCCCCACTTGAATGTGGTCTTCTTGGGACAGGTAATGGTTCACCTCTTCCAACTCGATCCGGTAACCGTGCAGCTTAATCTGAAAATCGGTCCGGCCGCGGTACATAATCAAGCCATTAGCCAGCTTGACACCTAAGTCACCGGAGCGGTAAACCCGCCGCCCGTCGACCGTTACGAACGCCTTGGCCGTCTTTTCAGGGTTGTTCAGGTAGCCCTTGGACATCGACGGTCCACTGATGAGAATCTCACCCTCAGTACCATCGGGAACCGGCTTCAGCTGGTCGTCCACCACGCTGATCTCGGTATCTCCCTTGACGTAGCCAATCGGCAACCGCGGGTAATCTGCCAAGATCTCAGCGGTAATCTCAACCTGCGTCACGGCAACCGTAGTTTCGGTTGGCCCATACGTGTTGAAGATGCGTGCGTCTGGGAACCGTTGATGCAACCCCTGCGCCGTGGCGTGCGTTAATTCTTCGCCACAGAAGAGGAACCGGCTGAGTCTTGGATAATGTTTGGCATCAAAAGTGGGCTCCAACAAGCAAATGTCCATAAATGACGGCGTTGAGACCCAGACATCCAGGTTCATCTGCGGCAATGTCTCGAAGAGTTGTTTGAAATTATCCGTGACCGTCTTAGGTAAGGCCACCAGCGTCCCGCCACTCGCTAACGTCGGCCCCCAGTCCATCACCGATAGATCGAATGAATACGGTGCCTGAGAGAGTGTTCGTGGATACGTCGGCAGTACGAAGTCCGCGCTGAGCATCCAATTGACGTAGCTTAATAGATTCTTGTGTGAAATCTGCACACCCTTCGGCTTTCCAGTCGTCCCAGACGTGAAGATAATATAGTAGTTGTCATCCCCACTAACGGCGTGATCCACCTGATAATCCACCAGCGGGCCATTGAAGATTGCCTGTAAGTCAGCGGGTGTAACCACCGGTGTGTCGCCTAACGTCGTGGGTAGCGCGCTGACCGCAATAGCTGCGGCCGGCTGCGCAATCTCATTAATTGTCGTAATCCGTTCCAACGGTGAATGCGTATCAATGGGTACGTAGGCATGGCCGCTCTTCACAATCCCCAAGAACGTTGCCATCATATCAAAGGTTTGACCCCCATACACCAGAATCGGCGCATGTGCTGGTAATTGCATGGCATCCAAGTGGGCGGCCAAAGCATCCGAGCGTTGTTTTAAGTCACCGTACGTGTTCGTGTGCCCGAGATCATCATACGCAATGCGGTCTGGTTCGCGCGTGGCAAACTGATCGATCGCCGTGATCATGTTTTCTATCATTCTATATCCCCCCCAAAGAATTGTGGTTATTGGTTAGTTGACCCCGCAACTAGAACTCGTTGTAAATAAATGTCGAGTTGTTCAAACCACTATAACCGTACAAATAAACCAAAACCATCAAAATCACAAAGTAGAATAACGTCCACCCAATAAAGGCCACTACTGGCTGATGCCAGATCGCCAGCCACTTTGCTCTCATGAAATTCACCCCCAAGTTTGCTGGTTGATTCGTCCCCCAAACCAGCTTCCGTTCACAACCACGCACCGTGTCATTTCCCCGACGAATCCACGATACGTGGTGAGGAGTTCCGCAAAAAAACTGCGCTCCTTATGTTTTGAGAGTATCATTGCCAAAACCGGATTGCAATTAACCTTACTCAACCTTAAGGCTTTCTTTTTCTTTCATAATTTTTATTATAGATTTTGTCATCAAAAAAGACTGCCGAAATCTTCAGCAGCCTTGATAGATTAGCGTTGCGAGCACTTCGCCTCGCAAACTAATTTTCGTTGAATTTATCACGCATTTTGTTAAATAAGTTACCTTTGCCCGTGCCCGTTACGGACTCACCACTGGCCTTTGCAAAGTCACGGAGCGCATCACGCTGTCCTTTGTTCAGGTTCTTTGGCGTCATGACCTTCACCGTCACGTGCTCATCACCATTGCCGTTACCCCGCAAGCGTGGCGCACCCTTGCCGCGTAAACGGAAGGTCGTGCCGCCTTGCGTTCCGGCAGGCACCTTGAGCTTGACGTCGCCGTGCACGGTCTTGACCGTCACGTCGTCACCCAGAGAAGCCTGGACGAACGAGATCGGTTGGTCAAAGTAAATTTCCGTGCCATCACGCCGGAAGTCCTTGCTAGGTGTGACTTGGAAGATGATGAAGAGGTCGCCGTAGCCGCCGCCATTTTGACCCGCTTCACCTTGGCCTTGAAGCCGCATTTGTTGACCATCATCGACCCCAGCTGGAATCTTGACTTCAACTTCGTGCTGTTCTTCTTCGTGACCAGAGCCACCACAAGTTGGGCACTTTTCCTTAATTTCTTGGCCCGTCCCGTGGCAGACTGGACATGGTTGTTGACTCCGCATCCGGCCCAGTGGCGTGTTGGTCTCAGTCGTTACGTAACCCGAGCCACCACATTGGTGACAGGTAACGGGTGACGTACCCGGCTTAGCACCGTTCCCGCCACAGGTATGACACTGGGCTTCCCGCGTGTACTTGATCTTGGTCTTCTTCCCAAAGATGGCCTCTTCAAACTTGAGGGTCATCTGGTACTGCAGATCACGGCCTGGACGGGGTGCGTTAGGATTACGCTGCGCGCCACCTCCACCAAAGAACTGGTTGAAGATGTCGTCGAAGCCACCGCCGCCACCAAAACCGCCGAAGCCGCCACCGGCACCAGCACTACCGCCGCCAAAGCCACCAAAGCCTTGGGGACCATCGGCAGAACCATATTGGTCGTAATTGGCCCGTTTATCCTTATCACCTAAGACGTCGTAAGCATCCTGAACTTCCTTGAACTTGTCCGCCGCATCCGGGGCCTTGTTCAAATCTGGATGATACTTCTTTGATAATTTCCGGTAGGCCTTCTTAATTTCTTCTTGGCTGGCATCCTTGGAGACACCTAATACGCCATATAAGTCCGATTGCGCCATCGTTTTCCTCCCAATCCGTTCCGAAATTTTTCGCTACTAGTAAGAATAGCATACTCGAAACAAAAAGCCAAAGCCCCACGGACTCTGACTTTTTGCCTAACGACTTGCTACGCGGTAATGACGATTACTTCTTATCCTTATCGTCGTCATCGTGGACTTCATGGAAGTCACCGTCAACGGTGTCCCCATCCTTGCCGTCAGTCTTGGCACCATCGGCACCGGCCGCTTGGCCAGCAGCGCCGTTAGCGTCGCCGCCTTGGGCTTGTTGTGCTTGTTGGTATAACTTGACAGACAGGTCTTGGATAATCTTGGTCAAATCATCCTTCTTAGTCTTCATGTCGTCCAAATTGTTAGCTTCTTGGGCCTTCTTTAAGGCGTCACGTGCATCTTCAGCCTTCTTGATTTCATCATCAGAGACCTTACCCTTAACGTCTTTCAACGTCTTGTCGGTCTGGAAGAGTAATTGGTCGACTTCGTTCTTGGTGTCGACTTCTTCCTTACGCTTCTTGTCGGCAGCTTCGTTTTCCTTAGCTTCCTTCATCATCTTATCGATTTCTTCATCAGACAAGCCACCGGAACTCTTGATGGTAATCTTTTGTTCCTTGTTCGTGCCCATATCCTTAGCGGAAACGTTAACGATCCCGTTCTTATCGATATCGAACGTAACTTGGATTTGAGGAACCCCACGAGGAGCGGCTGGAATGTCAGCGAGTTGGAAGTTACCCAACGTCTTGTTGTCCGCAGCCATTGGCCGTTCACCTTGTAAGACGTGGATATCAACGGCTGGTTGGTTATCCGCAGCGGTTGAGAAGACTTGGGACTTGCTGGTAGGAATCGTCGTGTTCCGGTCGATTAACTTCGTGAACACACCACCCATGGTTTCAATCCCTAAGGACAATGGGGTAACATCCAGCAAGACAACGTCCTTCACATCACCGGTGATGACCCCACCTTGAACGGCGGCACCTAAGGCAACGGCTTCGTCAGGGTTGATGGAGTGGTTGGATTCCTTACCCGTCCACTTTTCAACGGCTTCTTGAACGGCTGGAATCCGAGTAGACCCACCGTTTAAGATGACAACATCAATGTCACCAGCCTTTAAATCAGCATCCTTCAACGCATTTTCAACGGGGATCCGGGTCTTTTCAACCAGATCAGCGGTCAATTCATTGAACTTAGCCCGTGACAATGACTTTTCCAAGTGCAGTGGGCCGTTTTCCCCAGCGGAAATAAATGGCAAGCTGATTTGGGCTTCCGTCACACCGGAAAGGTCCTTCTTAGCCTTTTCAGCGGCATCCTTTAACCGTTGTAAGGCCATCTTGTCCTTGGATAAATCGACACCGTTTTCTTGCTTGAAGTCGGCAATCAACCAGTCCATGATCTTCTTATCGAAGTCATCCCCACCTAAATGAGTATCACCATTGGTTGACAGAACGTCAAAGACGCCATCACCTAAGTCCAAGACAGAAACATCAAAGGTCCCACCACCAAGGTCGTAAACCATGATCTTTTCGTCTTTGTCTTGCTTGTCCAAACCATAAGCCAAAGCAGCGGCCGTTGGTTCGTTGATGATCCGTTCAACGTTTAAGCCGGCAATCTTACCAGCATCCTTCGTTGCTTGACGTTGCGCATCGTTAAAGTAGGCTGGTACCGTGATAACGGCCTTTTCAACCGTGTCACCGATGTAGTCTTCAGCAAATGACTTCAGGTGTTGCAAAATCATTGCGGAGATTTGTTGTGGCGTGTAGTCCTTACCATCAACCGTAACCTTGTAGCCGGCTTCACCCATGTGACTCTTGATGGATGAAATGGTGTTCGGGTTGGTGATGGCTTGCCGCTTGGCAACTTCACCGACTTGCGTTTCACCATCTTTAAAAGCGACAACAGATGGCGTCGTCCGCGCGCCTTCTTTGTTTGCAATAATCTTCGGGGTACTACCTTCAAGAACGGCAACGGCTGAGTTGGTCGTCCCTAAGTCAATTCCGATAATTTTGTTACTTGCCATCAAAAATTCCCTCTTTATTAGTTTTTTGTTTGATTTATTGTGCAACGACAACCATTGCTGGCCGGAGGACCCGATCCTTCAGCTGATACCCCTTCTGAAGCACCTTGACCACCGTTTCAGCGGTCTGGCCCTCTTCAGCAGGAACTGATTGAACGGCTTGATGCAGCGTTGGGTCGAAAGTCTTCCCAATGGCTTCAATCTCCGTGACGTGGTTACGCTTCAAGGCGTCTTCCAAATGATCATAGGTCATCTGAACGCCCTTCTTCAGCTGCTTGCCCGTCTCGTCCGCTGCTTCAACTGCCAGCGCCCGTTCCAAGTTGTCAATGACGGGGAGCACATCCTTCGCCAATTGCTGGCCGTCGTACTTAATAAGTGTGGCTTGTTCCTTTTGGAAACGCGCCTGCATGTTTTGGACTTCCGCCTCGGCACGCAGATACTTATCTTCAAAGTCGCTGGCCTTGCTCTTGAGTGCCTCGACTTCGGCAGCAGTCGCAACCTTCTTGGCAAATTTAGGCTTCTTTGGTGCTGCTTCTTTGGCCGATTCAGTCGTTGAATCTGGCTTGGTAGTGGCGGCCTTTGCCGCAGTTTGGTCATCGGTAGACGCTTGTTGCTTGTCAGCCACGATAAAAACCCTCCCTTTCTTTACTCGTCATAAAACCGGTAATAATCTAATAGTTTCTTCGCGAGCTCTTCACGAAAAGCCCCAACAATTCCGAGCATCCGAGAATATGGCATCCGCGTGGGACCTAGGATGGCGATCATCCCTTGGCCGTGTTGGTCAACGTCATAGGTCGCCGTGATGAGGCTGAAGTTACGGAGCGCATCGTTGGTCATTTCATTCCCGATCCGCACCGAAATCTTATCACTGGGTTGCCCCAAAACACTGGCAATATCATCGGTCTTATCGATCAATGAATACAGTGATTTCAGTGAATCCACATCACTATCCTGCGAGAAGTTCAGGAGGTTGAGTCGCCCACCAACGTAGAACCGCTCTTGCGCGGCCCGCGTCAACACATCGCCGAAGATATCCAAGAATCCCTGAGGACTCTGTAAATAGTTGGCAATCTGAGCGGGAATTTCAGCCTGCAACTTCTTCAAGACTTCCGGTAAAGTCAAGCCCACGAGTTGATCGTTAATCAAGCGGACCACCGCTTCAAGCTGCTCACCGTCGACATCGCCGGCCACATCGAAGGTCTGGTTCTCAACGTCACCACTATCGGTCACGAGAATCGCCATAATCTGTCGTTTGCCCAGGGGCACCAAACGGAACCCGCTGAGACGACTGTCCTTCAACTCCGGCTTCAAGGTGAACGCCGTGTAACTCGTCAGGTTAGACAGGATCGTCGCCGATTGCGAGATAATCTCGTCAATCTTATGAAAGTCCCCACCTAAAGAGGACTGAATCACATCGATATCGTTGGGCCGCAATGGATCGGGCTTCACGAGATGATCAACATAGTACCGGTAGCCTTCCACCGATGGAATACGGCCGGATGAGGAATGGGTCTTCTTAATCAAGCCCTGTTCCTCCAAGGCGGCCATCTCGTTACGAATTGTCGCTGAGCTTACGTGGATGGGTAACTGCTTGGCTAATGCCTTCGACCCCACCGGAACACCGGTATTGGTGAAATCTCGGACAACGGCTCGCAGAATCATCATTTGTCTTTCTGAAAGCATCACAATCACCCCTTTTTTAGCACTCAAACTAATCAAGTGCTAAGACACATATATAATGTAGCAAAACCGGGATTTGAAGTCAAGAAATCTGGTAGAAAAATTAGCAATCTCTGCAATTAAGTGCTAATTGGCAAAATTGTAACCGATTTAGCGGTTTCTCGGGCTTCTCAATGGGTGATCTACTTAACCAATCCCCAGCATACCAAATATTTTAAGACTTGCAATTATCTTCCCAAACCCGGCGCTGTTCTCCTCAATAACGCCAAAAAGCCTGACACTCACTGCCAGGCTTCTTGCACTTATCAAACTTAATCGGCCGCAACCTGCGAGAAATACGCGCGGGTCGCCACCTCATCTTTTTTCAATTGTGTCACTAACTCTTCCGCGGAAGCGAACTTCACTTGCCCACGTAAACGGTGATGCCACTCAACTTCCACGTTTTCCCCGTAGAGGTTCCCCTGATAATCCAGCAGGTTCATCTCGACGGTAATCGGCCGGTTGTCGCCGAACGTATCGTTACGTCCGACCGAAATCATACCGGGATACCAGATGGCGCCGACCTTCAGACGCGCCGTGTACACGCCAATGCCCGGAATCCATTCATTCTCCGGCGTCAAGACGTTGGCCGTAGGAAAACCAATTGTACGGCCCCGCGCCTCGCCGTGAACCACCACGCCGGTCGACCGGTAAAGATAGCCTAGTAAGGCATTCGCCGTGTCCACGTCTCCGGTCTTCATGGCCTTCCGAATCCGCGTGGAGCTAATCTTCTCTTGATCGCTGGCTTCCTTAGCCACGGTCTCCACGTCAAATCGACCCTGCGCATACACCGGTAGCCGGTCCATCGTGGCAACGTCCTTCTTGCCGTAAGTGTGGTCAAATCCGGCCACAGCGGTTACCGTGTGGAAAGCCACAAGATAGTTGTCGACAAATTCTTGGGGCGTTTGCGCCGAGAAGTCACCGGTATAGCTCACCAGAAAGACGCGATCCACGCCCAACCGGTCTAATTGCTGGAGCTTACGGTCCGGCGTACTCAGATACTTGCGGTCATCGCCCTCTAAGGGTCGGTAGACCAGCGCTGGGTGATGATCGTAGGTCAATACCGCGAGCTTCACGTGCTTGGCCGTAGCGAGCGTCTTAGCCCGTCTGATGACCGCTTGATGCCCCCGGTGCACACCGTCGAAGAATCCCATGGCCAAAACGACCGGGTC contains:
- the dltA gene encoding D-alanine--poly(phosphoribitol) ligase subunit DltA; the protein is MIENMITAIDQFATREPDRIAYDDLGHTNTYGDLKQRSDALAAHLDAMQLPAHAPILVYGGQTFDMMATFLGIVKSGHAYVPIDTHSPLERITTINEIAQPAAAIAVSALPTTLGDTPVVTPADLQAIFNGPLVDYQVDHAVSGDDNYYIIFTSGTTGKPKGVQISHKNLLSYVNWMLSADFVLPTYPRTLSQAPYSFDLSVMDWGPTLASGGTLVALPKTVTDNFKQLFETLPQMNLDVWVSTPSFMDICLLEPTFDAKHYPRLSRFLFCGEELTHATAQGLHQRFPDARIFNTYGPTETTVAVTQVEITAEILADYPRLPIGYVKGDTEISVVDDQLKPVPDGTEGEILISGPSMSKGYLNNPEKTAKAFVTVDGRRVYRSGDLGVKLANGLIMYRGRTDFQIKLHGYRIELEEVNHYLSQEDHIQVGVAVPRYDRNHKVSQLIAWVVPSEHDFASELDLTKAIKDNLQGGDMMEYMIPQRFVYKDSLPMTPNGKVDIKSIIAEVNQ
- the ribF gene encoding riboflavin biosynthesis protein RibF; amino-acid sequence: MEVIRIHHPLDARQIPDDPVVLAMGFFDGVHRGHQAVIRRAKTLATAKHVKLAVLTYDHHPALVYRPLEGDDRKYLSTPDRKLQQLDRLGVDRVFLVSYTGDFSAQTPQEFVDNYLVAFHTVTAVAGFDHTYGKKDVATMDRLPVYAQGRFDVETVAKEASDQEKISSTRIRKAMKTGDVDTANALLGYLYRSTGVVVHGEARGRTIGFPTANVLTPENEWIPGIGVYTARLKVGAIWYPGMISVGRNDTFGDNRPITVEMNLLDYQGNLYGENVEVEWHHRLRGQVKFASAEELVTQLKKDEVATRAYFSQVAAD
- the grpE gene encoding nucleotide exchange factor GrpE is translated as MADKQQASTDDQTAAKAATTKPDSTTESAKEAAPKKPKFAKKVATAAEVEALKSKASDFEDKYLRAEAEVQNMQARFQKEQATLIKYDGQQLAKDVLPVIDNLERALAVEAADETGKQLKKGVQMTYDHLEDALKRNHVTEIEAIGKTFDPTLHQAVQSVPAEEGQTAETVVKVLQKGYQLKDRVLRPAMVVVAQ
- the dnaJ gene encoding molecular chaperone DnaJ — translated: MAQSDLYGVLGVSKDASQEEIKKAYRKLSKKYHPDLNKAPDAADKFKEVQDAYDVLGDKDKRANYDQYGSADGPQGFGGFGGGSAGAGGGFGGFGGGGGFDDIFNQFFGGGGAQRNPNAPRPGRDLQYQMTLKFEEAIFGKKTKIKYTREAQCHTCGGNGAKPGTSPVTCHQCGGSGYVTTETNTPLGRMRSQQPCPVCHGTGQEIKEKCPTCGGSGHEEEQHEVEVKIPAGVDDGQQMRLQGQGEAGQNGGGYGDLFIIFQVTPSKDFRRDGTEIYFDQPISFVQASLGDDVTVKTVHGDVKLKVPAGTQGGTTFRLRGKGAPRLRGNGNGDEHVTVKVMTPKNLNKGQRDALRDFAKASGESVTGTGKGNLFNKMRDKFNEN
- the dltC gene encoding D-alanine--poly(phosphoribitol) ligase subunit DltC, whose protein sequence is MDIKETVLNILNDLTGSDVSGAMDENLFDSGIMDSMASVQLLLSLQSELGVNVPVSEFERSEWDTPNKIIAKVESLA
- a CDS encoding teichoic acid D-Ala incorporation-associated protein DltX; protein product: MRAKWLAIWHQPVVAFIGWTLFYFVILMVLVYLYGYSGLNNSTFIYNEF
- the dnaK gene encoding molecular chaperone DnaK translates to MASNKIIGIDLGTTNSAVAVLEGSTPKIIANKEGARTTPSVVAFKDGETQVGEVAKRQAITNPNTISSIKSHMGEAGYKVTVDGKDYTPQQISAMILQHLKSFAEDYIGDTVEKAVITVPAYFNDAQRQATKDAGKIAGLNVERIINEPTAAALAYGLDKQDKDEKIMVYDLGGGTFDVSVLDLGDGVFDVLSTNGDTHLGGDDFDKKIMDWLIADFKQENGVDLSKDKMALQRLKDAAEKAKKDLSGVTEAQISLPFISAGENGPLHLEKSLSRAKFNELTADLVEKTRIPVENALKDADLKAGDIDVVILNGGSTRIPAVQEAVEKWTGKESNHSINPDEAVALGAAVQGGVITGDVKDVVLLDVTPLSLGIETMGGVFTKLIDRNTTIPTSKSQVFSTAADNQPAVDIHVLQGERPMAADNKTLGNFQLADIPAAPRGVPQIQVTFDIDKNGIVNVSAKDMGTNKEQKITIKSSGGLSDEEIDKMMKEAKENEAADKKRKEEVDTKNEVDQLLFQTDKTLKDVKGKVSDDEIKKAEDARDALKKAQEANNLDDMKTKKDDLTKIIQDLSVKLYQQAQQAQGGDANGAAGQAAGADGAKTDGKDGDTVDGDFHEVHDDDDKDKK
- the dltB gene encoding D-alanyl-lipoteichoic acid biosynthesis protein DltB; amino-acid sequence: MLTFEPYGNPTYFALLGVALLPLMIGLLYGKRSRLYETLISIFFLVLTFGGAKWTQGVALIIYILYEVGLTWGYAVYRKNHNSGPFFYLMVLLAIAPLTIVKVTPAVENGQASLIGFLGVSYLTFRAVQTIMETRDGAIKNYNVMTFLQFMLFFPTISSGPIDRYRRFEADYRSVPDREKYLGMLQKGIRYLFVGFLYKFILAYYFGTILMPKLQLMAMHSRGGFLDISWPLVGYMYCYSADLFFDFAGYSLFAVGTSYIMGIGTPMNFKQPWRSPNIKDFWNRWHITLSFWFRDFIYMRLVFWFMKHKVFKKPTTTANVTYIINMLVMGFWHGVTWYYITYGLFHGVALVINDTWLRYKKKHRQSVPHNHFTQIFAIFLTGNLVCFSFLIFSGILDKIWF
- the hrcA gene encoding heat-inducible transcriptional repressor HrcA — translated: MLSERQMMILRAVVRDFTNTGVPVGSKALAKQLPIHVSSATIRNEMAALEEQGLIKKTHSSSGRIPSVEGYRYYVDHLVKPDPLRPNDIDVIQSSLGGDFHKIDEIISQSATILSNLTSYTAFTLKPELKDSRLSGFRLVPLGKRQIMAILVTDSGDVENQTFDVAGDVDGEQLEAVVRLINDQLVGLTLPEVLKKLQAEIPAQIANYLQSPQGFLDIFGDVLTRAAQERFYVGGRLNLLNFSQDSDVDSLKSLYSLIDKTDDIASVLGQPSDKISVRIGNEMTNDALRNFSLITATYDVDQHGQGMIAILGPTRMPYSRMLGIVGAFREELAKKLLDYYRFYDE